The Aspergillus luchuensis IFO 4308 DNA, chromosome 6, nearly complete sequence genome segment CTGCCGCAGGATGCCATCCTTGGGTTCTCGGTCTCCGACCCTCGCCTCGATTTCCCGCCCAAGACTTTGAAGCCATCGTCgtcagaggaagagatgcaaCGGCTGGCTATACTACTCTCGTCGTGGTCCCCGGATAACACGCAGACGGCCCCTGCTCTCTTCGATCGTCGCGCCCGGTTAGCTGCTGCACGCCAGCTGCCTAGCCAAAAGGCTATCAATCGGCGTCGAACCGAAGCTGGTCCTGGCGTACGCCCGCCCGCCAAAGACACTGACCCCAAGATACCTGTGATGGTACTGGCCAGTCGACCTATCCATTCcaagagcagcagcgcaCCTGGAACCTGGACTGTCCTCCTTCCATGGAAATGCGTGCTTCCGTTCTGGTACTCGCTGATGTACTATCCCCTCTCGAGCGGCGGAAACCCCAGATTCGGGGGTCtgaaagagcagcagcaactctCATTCGAATCAGGAGAGCCTTGGTTCCCTGGTGACTTCCCAGGAACCCGCGCTGGGTGGGAATGGGGCCTGcgcgagagagaagaagcgaagcGAGAGTGGGAGCGACGTCCCAAGGGGCGCAGAACCGAGTTCGAGAGCATCGATCTGAGAAACGGACAGAAGGGTGAAATAGGACGTGGTTGGGCCTGCGACTGGGAAAGACTCATTCAAGGAGCACCTGAGGCGAGCAATACAACCGACAAGGAACAGCCCTCAGAGACTGAAACCAAACCGGATGACACCACCATCGCCCAAGACAACGACGCCAGTACCACCCTTCCACCTCTGAACATTCACCAACTCTCAACATCCGAAGCAACCCGCGCCCTAACcgactcctccaccactactactatcaaaACCTCTGCTCTAGCAACCGTCAaactcaccctcctcaaccgcggcacacccaccccccgAGCCCGCATCTACCGACTCCCAACCACCGATCGCGAGCTCCGCCAGGAGTGGCTCACACTATCATCAAAGCAACCCTACGATGGTCTCAGGGATGAACTTCAGAAGAAACAATCCCGATCTACCGCCAACCTCGGCCCTGAAGATCTCCAGCAACAGCTTGCTGCGTCGCTTATCACTCCGTCTGCGGGTGACGATGTTCGTCAGAAGCATTTGCCGGTTCCGACGGAGGAGGATCTTATTGGCTTTGTTACCACGGGCAATTATAACCTTGCTGAGGGAAAGGGTACGGGGATTGGGTCTGTCTTGTTGTCGAAGGTgcagaaggggaaggcgagTGGGAGGAATATGTGTATTATAAGGAGTGCGGGGGAGACGGTGGCGAGGGTCGGGTTTTGGGAGTTGGTTtgatgtgtatgtgtgtgtgtatgtgtatggatggattgtgTGGCTTTGTTGCGTGATACCCTGTGTGTCTTTACGAttgtttggggaggagggggttagAACTGATATGATAGAGATGAATATTTTAGATCTGCCCATTTAGTTGGGACAATTCAACCAACCAATATCTACACCAGTAACAACATACtctaagtaaaataaaagatgGAAACAGAAACCAGTAACCTTCTCTAGCAAGCTAGGTATACATATACACACATGCACAAACCGGGATTGATGactcggcagcagcagcagcagcagcaacagcaacagtcGAACAAACACACACTTACACACCACACTATACCCTCACCTCTCTATCAATCAATATaacccatcatcaacaacacctaTGGAAATAGATAAAATCTACCCAACAATCCGATCCAcaaacccctcctccaacctaGCAACCTCCTTCTTAAACgcctcaacctccttccAACAATCCAACGGCCTCCGATCATTCAACCTCAAACaactcaccacctccgatctAGCCTTCTCAATCCCCGCATCAATCTCAACCAACTTCTTCCGTCCTTCCAACTTCGCCCTCAACTCCTCAATCTCACTGTTCACGCTCTCCCGCGACAGTTCCCGGTTAATCGGCTGCGCCGCCGCCTCAACCgccggagcagcagcagctgcgaAGTAGCTCTCCCGCCCCGCGAACGGGATCCGGGGCGCATCCAGGTCCAGAGATCCGGGTGGGTAGTAGGAGGAAGCACCCGAGCTGCTGGGAGCGTAGCTGGGCGCGGGTGTCGAAGAAGAGACGTCTTTGGCTTCAGCAAGCTTCTTCTCGATCTCGGCCAGCGTTTGCTGTTCGCGGGCACGAAGGCGCTCGAGTTCTTGGGCTACGCGCTCTTGGATTTGGAGTTCGAGGGAACGGGCGCGTGCCGAGTCGGTCTGTTTCCCATTTGAAGATGGGGTGGTTAGATGGGGTTGTGTGGAGGGAGCTGGGATGTATGCGTACCTCGGTGTTGGACTGGAGGCCGTCAACGAAGTTGGCGGAGAATTGGACGGGGGAGGAGCTGTGTAAGGATATAGCTGTTAGCTGGTATTCATTCCGATTTATTCTCATTGTGACTTTGTGTGTATTCAATGGTTTGAAGGGTATATCGCCCCATGtcgaattatttatttatatggtttggttggtttgggtaAGGTATGATCATCCTCGGTGTGAAGACAGTCCGGCTCCCAATAGCATGTCATTGAGCACGTCCACTGATATCCCAGCCCAGACCAATCGATATACCAACACCCTCCAGAGCAATATATAATCGTCCAATGTAAACAAGCAAAAGCATTCCTACCTCGAGAAAATGTGCTTCGAGTCGGCCGGAGCCGCGGGCTTAGAGCTGCCGGCGCCCATGATGTGCGGATATCGGGTTTCGTGTGTCCGTGACTTTCTCTTCAGCCGAAGCTGTCTTTGTTATTGTTTGGTGGACcggaggatggggggaagaggcgAGAGTGTAGTTCGGTTTCAGTGGAACACCGCAATTGGCCGCCGAGAGATCCTGATCGAGGGCAATTCCTGTGTCGGAGCAGGGAATTGCATATCGTCAAGGTCCGTTTCTGAAGCCGACTTCCGCCGGGTCACGTGAGATTAGTCATTgtttgcctgaggcagataTTGGATGATGTTTGTTGATGTCTTGGTGCCTGAAGTGGATGGGTGATGTGTTCATGCCTTAGGCTAGGTACTGTTGCTGGATTAGTCACGGGGCTGCCGTTTTGGGATGGTTGgcttttttactttcttgGACGCTGGAGGTTGGGTAGAGATGCAGTTGGTGCCCGGGGTTGCTGGGATGGTTGGCTTAGGGAAGGTGTATTAAATTGGGGGGTTCTTACTGTACCTTAGGTGGttttgggtgttggtggtgttggtttgAGTGGTTGGGTTGAGGGTTAGACTTTGGATCTCAGAGGGTCAAATCATGGGTATGGATAGATTGATGGTGAGAAGTGCTTCAATGAGTTACTGAATAGCACAGGAATAGGTATGTTGTTGCTCTCTCTACAAATTTAGACTAGCTATTGTCATGTTGGTGAGTGGTATACTGTCTCTGGTGGTCTCACGTGCTTGAAGATCGCTAGACCTATCGTCTTGTTCGCTAGGACTCTAGGTAGGTGACGCAGCAATGTAAACTACTGATGAAGTACTCTCTACATGCAAACAATAAGTGACAGACCTGACAGATCGAAGCCTTTTAAGTGGCTGACCCTGAGATAAAATCTCGCAGTGATACTGCAGCATGCAGGGAGCAGCCgtggaggggatggttgCTTGCATAGGCTGGACGGTTACTTAAGGTTACGTCGAGACGAGAACTCCcctgatcatcatcttctgacAGCTGGACTAATCCGTCCCAAAGCAAACAGCCGTAGTTAGTATATCACTTAGTTGCAAGTATGGTGATTCCGATCCTGGTACTAGAATGATGCTCATGTCAGCATCTCCAGGTTCCCCAATGCCCCAGACGACCGCATCCGGAGACGGGGAAAGGCCAGCATCACCACTAATTCATCGCCCACCGCGTGGTCTCACCCTCTCCTGACTGACGCAGAGGCCAAGCACGAGAATGGCATTGTGGTATTGCATTGTGTGCAACAgccatcctcgcccttccattcccttcGCTGCTAACCAATTCCCTCTCACCGGTGAACGACGGCTTAAACCCCACCAAGTTGGTTTCATGCGTCATGGCAGACACGCGGGCGGATTCGCTACCGACTCGCGGCAACCCCGTCTTGCAGGCAACTGGGCCACTTTTTAGTGCGAGGAGTGGCATCTGGAGACTGGAGACTGGAGAGAACCACGCACTAAGTCAGTAAACCTGGGACAAGTGCGAGACATCGGCAATGCGAGAATGtcgggaagggggggagcaGAGAGAACTGGAAGTGGTAGTGAACCCTTTTCCAATTTCCCTTTGGCCACGCCTGGCAAACCCGGCGAACCCGGCGTTCCCGTTGGCTTGAGCCCGTCGGACTGACCTCATCGACCCCTCCAAGTGCAAGATTATTAGTTCTTTACTGGGCTTCATGGCTCTGCTATTAATACGCCCACTTGCtcccccttcatcatcgtatGCTCATTCCGGATAATAGTTATTAGACTCTTCCTGCTCgtatcctcctcctcctgatCCTTATCCTTTGttccctccacatcctctactttctctctctctcttcatctccattcccCGAATTCCCCTCCAGCTTCCGTCTGCCCCTCCCCGTATTTACTTGAACCCCACCATCcggtctcctccttcaccacttttttttctctctgcaCACTGTACTTGTTGTGGTGTCAACACGTCCCTTGAggcttcttttattttccctctcctcacaaTCTCCCTCATATCTACATCTCTTCAGTCATCATGTCATCTGCTCTGCTGTCCGAGGCTGCGCGCATTGCCAGCCAGTTCGATTACCCCGCTGCTGAGGTGCAACGTGGAGTAACGGAATACATTCGCGAGATCGATGAAGGTCTGTCCAAGGAGCACACGACCCTCAGTCAGATCCCGACCTATGTCACGGCAGTGCCCAATGGCACGGAAAAGGTACGTTTCACCACCAATCAGCTCCCTTCGACAAAACAGCAGCTGACCTGGTCATTGGCAGGGTTTGTACCTGGCAGTAGATCTCGGCGGCACCAACTTCCGCGTGTGCTCGATCGATCTACATGGAGACACTACCTTCTCCCTTACCCAGTCCAAGATCATGATTCCTCGTGAGACCATGGCGTCCGGTACGGCCAAGGatctcttcttgttcttggccCGCCAGATCGAATCGTTCCTGCGCATTCACCACAACGACCACTTCGAAGCTCACCTGCGACGCCGCAATGAGAAGAATGGCAACTGTGAAGAGGACCTGTTCGACTTGGGTTTCACCTTCAGTTTCCCCGTGCGTCAGCTGGGCATTAACAAGGGTACCCTGATTCGCTGGACGAAGGGCTTCAACATTCCCGATGCGGTGGGTCAAGATGTCTGTGCCTTGCTGCAGAACGCCATCGATGATCTGGGACTCCCGGTGCGCGTGGCTGCCTTGGTCAACGACACTGTCGGAACTCTGATGGCTCGTTCATACACTTCTCCTGGAGAGACGGGCACGTTCCTGGGTGCTATCTTCGGCACGGGCACCAATGGCGCCTATGTGGAGAAGCTGGACCGCATCACGAAGCTGCAGACCATTGAACACTCCGAGTACGACAAGACCACCGGGGAGATGATCATCAACGCCGAATGGGGCAGTTTCGACAACCACCTGAGTGTCCTCCCGAACACCATCTACGACCAGCAGCTCGATGCCGACAGCAACAACCCGGGCATCCAGATGTTCGAGAAGCGCGTCTCGGGTATGTTCCTGGGCGAGATCTTGCGCCGCGTCATGCTGGACATGCAGCGCAACGAATCTCTGGGCTTCCTCAAGACTGGCGGGGCTTCCACGGTGTCTGTGCCCAAGGAGTCTTCCCTGTACCGCCAGTGGGGTATTGACACCAGCTTGTTGAGTCTGGTCGAGGCCGACAAGACCGAGAATATGGAGCAGATCAAGGTCGCTTTGAAGGACCACCTCAAGATCGAACGCCCCACCACCGACGACTGCAAGGCCATCCAGACCGTTGTTCATGCCATTGGCAAGCGTGCTGCTCGTCTGAGTGCCGTCCCGCTGGCTGCTGTCCTCCTCTCTACTGGCAAGCTGCAAAAGGACGACCTCGTAGATattggtgttgatggcagTCTGGTCGAGTTCTACCCCAACTTCGAAGGCTACATGCGCGATGCCCTCCGCGAAGTGCCCGAGGTTGGCGAAGCCGGCAACAAGAAGATCCGCATTGGTATCTCCAAGGATGGCAGCGGCGTGGGTGCTGCTCTGATCGCCCTCGTCGCTAGCAAGGAGGATGCCCGCAGAAAGGCGCAATAGTGGCCGTCAAAACCATCTCGCAGGATTTCCGCATTGGTTAGGTGTTTTTGAAGAGCGGTTGGGAGGACGGATGTTTGGGCATATTTGATCTTTTACGGCGTTGTACAGCTTACTGGAATTGTGAATATATCCTAGGTCGGAATgaattctttcttttttactattatctTGATTCATATGGCGACAGCACTGTAGCTTGCCAACCAAGGAGGAGTAGTTGGGCTGACAGGGCCAGTCCGAATTCTAACGCTGCGAAGCCAACACGCGTTGCTCCTGAGTTGCCAATGCGACCAGGCGAACAAAGCGACGGCACGAGAAGCGAGGATGCTATTGCCCGCCACAGCCGCCCAAAACCAACCATCTCCCACTGAAAGAATTCAATAGTGCCTGATTTAGagtctgtctttctttgaCCACTGGATTGGCAACGAAAATCAACGACAGAAATAGCATGCAGGTACTTAGTCTAGATGCAGTCTGGCTCCCACCAATCCTTGCTTCAGGGGAAGAGGTGAGTCTCCGATCGAAGTTAATCCATCCTTCTTGGAATTTCCCTATTCCGATATTCTTTGTGGAAAATCTCCCGCCTGATCATTCCCCAACTGACAGGAATCTTTCAAGGGCTCTCTCCGGATAGAAATCTTTCCGATGCCGGAATGTCAGAAGCAAACCATCCACTCTCAGTGTGACCCTCGCTTTGCCCCGTCACGCTGCCAACCCCTCCGGGGTAATACCTGCAGCTTGCACAACCTGACCAGTGCTTCGGAATACGGATTGCTTCTGCTCCTGAATGGTCTGGAGCCTTGACATGCGCAACAAAGCAAGGGGTCGCCATTGGGCCAGACTGGCGTGGCTACGAGATGGTGACACAACCTGGCTTCCATTACGGCAATCGTCGTCAGCCAGTGAAGCCGGAAGGAGGCTTTCCTTGAgccgtctttcttttcactGCTGATCTTCCTTCCTGCCACTTTTGTTAATCGTGTTTGGAGTGATTCTTAGATAACTGCTTCATGTGCTGCAGACCAGAGGAGGATTTCTTCTACTGCTATCTACACTGTTGACTGCTGCCCTAAGTAACCGTCATCTGCTTAGGTTGTGAGATTGGTTTGGGTCTTGCATACCTATTCTCGCCATGGATGCTTCCAACGCCGAGAAGCCGCAGGGACCGTTTGCTGAACTGAAACCATTCAAGGTCACGCAGACAGAAGGTAACGGTTCCGCTAGAAGCAAAGAGAGTACGCTCGTTGATTCTGCACGCGACACCTCCCCTCATTCACAGACGGTCGAAGCACAGCACGAGCCAAAAGCACCTAGCTCGATACATAGCCATGATGCGGAACCTGAGCCGGAATATCCTACTTCGTGGAGGCTCACGCTGATTGTGGTTGGACTCTGTCTTTCGATTTTCTGCATGGCCTTGGTAAGTATTCTATTCCGTAGGCAAGCGATCGTGCTAATACTATCAGGACAACACGATTCTGGCGACTGCAATCCCCAAGATTACAGACCAATTCCAGTCCCTCGGCGACGTGGGTTGGTACGGCAGTTCCTACCTCCTTACAACGTGCTGCCTTATCCTGGCCTTTGGCAAGCTGTACACTTTCTACTCCACCAAATGGGTATACCTGATGGGGCTCGCGATCTTCGAGATCGGTTCTCTGGTCTGTGGTGTGGCTCCCAACTCGGTTGCGCTGATTATCGGGCGGGCGATAGCTGGCCTTGGGGCCGCCGGAGTCTTCTCAGGAGCCATGATCATTATCTCTCAGACTTCACCGCTGAAATGGAGGCCTTTCCTTACCGGCTCTATTACCTCCATGTATGGAATCGCCAGTGTAGCAGGGCCCCTGATGGGGGGTGCGTTTACCGATCATGTCAGCTGGCGATGGTGTTTCTATATCAACCTTCCCATTGGCGGCGcaaccatcttcttcatcctgctATTCTTCAAGGCACCCAAATCAGTCAAGAGTACCCAGGGGCTCAAGGATAAACTCGCGCAGTTTGACTTGCCTGGTACATTTGTCTTTCTGCCCGGAGTCATCTGCGTCTTGCTCGCACTGCAATGGGGTGGGACCACTTACGAATGGGGTAATGGCCGCATCATCGCCCTGCTGGTGTTATTCGGGGTCCTCATTGGTATATTCATCGTGCTACAGATGTGGGGTAACGAGAAAGCCACGATCCCTCCACGGCTGATCAAGAACCGAAATGTTTGGGGTGCTGCGCTGTTCAGCTTCTGCGTTGGTGGATCCTTCTTTGTGGCAGTTTACTACGTGCGTATCCCACCATCAAACTACCCCATATTTCACTAACATCTACAGCTCCCCATCTGGTTCCAAGCCATCAAAGGCGTCAGCGCCACCAAATCCGGCATCATGAATCTGCCCATGCTACTCAGCGTTGTTATCTTCTCCATCGTAGCAGGCGGCTTGGTCTCCACATTCGGATACTACACCCCATTTATGCTGGTATCCCCGGTTCTCATCGCCGTCGGCGGCGGCCTTCTCTCCACCATGGGCGTGCACTCCTCGGCCGGTCACTGGATCGGATACcagatcatcttcggcaTGGGCGCAGGCCTGGGCATGCAGCagccgatgatggtggttcaAGCAGCGCTGAAAATCGCCGATGTTCCCAGCGCGACGGCCATCGTGGCGTTCACGCAGACACTGGGCGGAGCATTGTTTGT includes the following:
- a CDS encoding MDR family MFS transporter (COG:G;~EggNog:ENOG410QE2U;~InterPro:IPR020846,IPR011701,IPR036259;~PFAM:PF07690;~TransMembrane:14 (i80-106o118-140i147-167o173-193i205-224o236-256i277-296o308-325i345-366o386-405i412-430o436-454i475-496o545-564i);~go_function: GO:0022857 - transmembrane transporter activity [Evidence IEA];~go_process: GO:0055085 - transmembrane transport [Evidence IEA]) — its product is MDASNAEKPQGPFAELKPFKVTQTEGNGSARSKESTLVDSARDTSPHSQTVEAQHEPKAPSSIHSHDAEPEPEYPTSWRLTLIVVGLCLSIFCMALDNTILATAIPKITDQFQSLGDVGWYGSSYLLTTCCLILAFGKLYTFYSTKWVYLMGLAIFEIGSLVCGVAPNSVALIIGRAIAGLGAAGVFSGAMIIISQTSPLKWRPFLTGSITSMYGIASVAGPLMGGAFTDHVSWRWCFYINLPIGGATIFFILLFFKAPKSVKSTQGLKDKLAQFDLPGTFVFLPGVICVLLALQWGGTTYEWGNGRIIALLVLFGVLIGIFIVLQMWGNEKATIPPRLIKNRNVWGAALFSFCVGGSFFVAVYYLPIWFQAIKGVSATKSGIMNLPMLLSVVIFSIVAGGLVSTFGYYTPFMLVSPVLIAVGGGLLSTMGVHSSAGHWIGYQIIFGMGAGLGMQQPMMVVQAALKIADVPSATAIVAFTQTLGGALFVSVAQNVFQNELRKNLAQVSGIDPASVMQAGATMLRHVVSADQLPAVLEAYNGAVTTTFYVAVAMGALSIFGALPIEWISVKGKKIGPPAA
- a CDS encoding ribonuclease P/MRP protein subunit POP1 (BUSCO:EOG09260TPT;~COG:A;~EggNog:ENOG410PHWG;~InterPro:IPR039182,IPR012590,IPR009723;~PFAM:PF08170,PF06978;~go_component: GO:0000172 - ribonuclease MRP complex [Evidence IEA];~go_component: GO:0005655 - nucleolar ribonuclease P complex [Evidence IEA];~go_process: GO:0001682 - tRNA 5'-leader removal [Evidence IEA]), producing MASHPPKRKPAAPNNNFSAAAARKRQKTFDARSLAVQAADAALSASGELDVAAYVEAREYEIRSLESGIQRSKNALTSRAFQKVPRSLRRRTASHNVKRVPKRLRARARREMIEDNTPTVSSRTRKPTEQMRIRLETARRLQNLNAKTKAKRAAVKAQRDKEARKSLEESGSHAYEIAPRVPKIKKNKLSRPNPPEARFKKRQQCKTWLPTHMFHAKRAHMATSKDPLWRFAVPLSPTEKSYRPTHRARGSRGAVAWDMSYLATVQLEGSVGAIEGVLRAVGVDGEKAWGVKGRKWRAGTRGLRAWVYEWEGEKRHIAPVTLVWCAEVKGEDVEMVDADESGKQKKGKKGWRKVFVRVHPSAFLQLWNALLGVSKKQNPPVMVEDLRFEIGSIEITGPGATEALLASFKPVAADGKDVAADSPEATWTSLLGVTNPASLPQDAILGFSVSDPRLDFPPKTLKPSSSEEEMQRLAILLSSWSPDNTQTAPALFDRRARLAAARQLPSQKAINRRRTEAGPGVRPPAKDTDPKIPVMVLASRPIHSKSSSAPGTWTVLLPWKCVLPFWYSLMYYPLSSGGNPRFGGLKEQQQLSFESGEPWFPGDFPGTRAGWEWGLREREEAKREWERRPKGRRTEFESIDLRNGQKGEIGRGWACDWERLIQGAPEASNTTDKEQPSETETKPDDTTIAQDNDASTTLPPLNIHQLSTSEATRALTDSSTTTTIKTSALATVKLTLLNRGTPTPRARIYRLPTTDRELRQEWLTLSSKQPYDGLRDELQKKQSRSTANLGPEDLQQQLAASLITPSAGDDVRQKHLPVPTEEDLIGFVTTGNYNLAEGKGTGIGSVLLSKVQKGKASGRNMCIIRSAGETVARVGFWELV
- the glkA gene encoding glucokinase glkA (COG:G;~EggNog:ENOG410PIUH;~InterPro:IPR001312,IPR019807,IPR022673,IPR022672, IPR043129;~PFAM:PF00349,PF03727;~go_function: GO:0004396 - hexokinase activity [Evidence IEA];~go_function: GO:0005524 - ATP binding [Evidence IEA];~go_function: GO:0005536 - glucose binding [Evidence IEA];~go_function: GO:0016773 - phosphotransferase activity, alcohol group as acceptor [Evidence IEA];~go_process: GO:0001678 - cellular glucose homeostasis [Evidence IEA];~go_process: GO:0005975 - carbohydrate metabolic process [Evidence IEA];~go_process: GO:0006096 - glycolytic process [Evidence IEA]), with product MSSALLSEAARIASQFDYPAAEVQRGVTEYIREIDEGLSKEHTTLSQIPTYVTAVPNGTEKGLYLAVDLGGTNFRVCSIDLHGDTTFSLTQSKIMIPRETMASGTAKDLFLFLARQIESFLRIHHNDHFEAHLRRRNEKNGNCEEDLFDLGFTFSFPVRQLGINKGTLIRWTKGFNIPDAVGQDVCALLQNAIDDLGLPVRVAALVNDTVGTLMARSYTSPGETGTFLGAIFGTGTNGAYVEKLDRITKLQTIEHSEYDKTTGEMIINAEWGSFDNHLSVLPNTIYDQQLDADSNNPGIQMFEKRVSGMFLGEILRRVMLDMQRNESLGFLKTGGASTVSVPKESSLYRQWGIDTSLLSLVEADKTENMEQIKVALKDHLKIERPTTDDCKAIQTVVHAIGKRAARLSAVPLAAVLLSTGKLQKDDLVDIGVDGSLVEFYPNFEGYMRDALREVPEVGEAGNKKIRIGISKDGSGVGAALIALVASKEDARRKAQ
- a CDS encoding Mic19 family protein (BUSCO:EOG09264OBO;~COG:S;~EggNog:ENOG410PQWT;~InterPro:IPR012471); the protein is MGAGSSKPAAPADSKHIFSSSSPVQFSANFVDGLQSNTETDSARARSLELQIQERVAQELERLRAREQQTLAEIEKKLAEAKDVSSSTPAPSYAPSSSGASSYYPPGSLDLDAPRIPFAGRESYFAAAAAPAVEAAAQPINRELSRESVNSEIEELRAKLEGRKKLVEIDAGIEKARSEVVSCLRLNDRRPLDCWKEVEAFKKEVARLEEGFVDRIVG